Proteins encoded in a region of the Amia ocellicauda isolate fAmiCal2 chromosome 19, fAmiCal2.hap1, whole genome shotgun sequence genome:
- the LOC136714600 gene encoding putative C->U-editing enzyme APOBEC-4: protein MAGWGQMVVQTGPPPQGCERCPFHVRTGEDAWVPYPEFCGAFGFPGGPTLPNQQLLFYELRTPQGALLQSGQASNCPLHRLEPERLLFDTHGYLHSVLSAYENVGYICLYSNYTPSEEPGLGGGSVSAMTRFLEEWPGARLDLHFSQLYHTQDGHPHGPANRLALRALASLWPRVTLSPLCAGGWLSLLRGFVRGVPAEVWQRPLLPGRVAADRHNAYQIAAITGVAPAFLDLSLEAPAMPLSRPPHRPAPPPPPPLPLLPPALIPTPYPSLYPYPNPPKTRSRNVVRHVRMPLPSPGTGSSLRLPPGQAVEMVVVREREEEEDKEEEEGSMRDRRHRKGRSHRK from the exons ATGGCAGGGTGGGGGCAGATGGTGGTGCAGACAGGACCCCCGCCCCAGGGGTGCGAACGGTGCCCCTTCCACGTGCGGACGGGGGAGGACGCCTGGGTGCCGTACCCAGAGTTCTGCGGGGCGTTCGGGTTCCCGGGGGGCCCCACCCTGCCCAACCAGCAGCTGCTGTTCTACGAGCTGCGGACCCCCCAGGGGGCACTACTGCAGAGTGGACAGGCCAGCAACTGCCCCCTGCACCGCCTGGAGCCGGAGAGACTGCTGTTTGACACCCATGG GTACCTGCACTCGGTCCTGTCAGCTTATGAGAACGTGGGCTACATCTGTCTGTACAGCAACTACACTCCCAGCGAGGAGCCAGGGCTGGGGGGCGGCTCTGTCAGCGCCATGACGCGCTTCCTGGAGGAGTGGCCGGGCGCACGCCTGGACCTGCACTTCTCCCAGCTCTACCACACGCAGGATGGGCACCCACACGGCCCCGCCAACCGCCTGGCGCTGCGGGCGCTGGCCTCTCTGTGGCCGCGTGTCACGCTGAGCCCCCTGTGTGCGGGCGGCTGGCTCTCGCTGCTGAGGGGCTTCGTGCGCGGCGTCCCAGCCGAGGTATGGCAGCGCCCCCTCCTGCCAGGGAGGGTGGCAGCCGACCGGCACAATGCATATCAGATCGCCGCCATCACCGGGGTGGCGCCGGCCTTCCTGGACCTCTCCCTGGAGGCTCCCGCCATGCCTCTGTCTCGCCCTCCTCACAGACCtgctcctcctccgcctcctcctctgcctcttcTTCCTCCTGCTCTCATCCCCACCCCCTACCCCTCCCTGTACCCGTACCCCAACCCCCCCAAGACCCGCTCACGCAACGTGGTGCGGCACGTCCGCATGCCGCTGCCCTCCCCTGGGACTGGGTCATCTCTCCGCCTTCCCCCGGGCCAGGCTGTGGAGATGGTggtggtgagagagagggaggaggaagaggataaggaggaagaggagggaagTATGAGAGACAGGAGGCACAGGAAGGGGAGGTCCCACAGGAAGTGA